From the genome of Paraburkholderia largidicola:
ATACGCTGTTCGTCAATGGCGCGTACCCGGTGCCGGAAGATCTCGCCAAAACGACCACGTCGGTCGCTGATTCGACGGCTGTCGCGCAGGCGGCCGACATCGTCGTGATCATGGTGCCCGACACGCCCGACGTCGCAAACGTGCTATTCGCCGATGACGGCGTGGCGAAGGGCCTGACGAAGGGCAAGCTGGTGATCGACATGAGCTCGATCTCGCCGCTCGACACGCAGGCGTTTGCGAAGAAGATCAACGAGCTGGGCTGCGACTATCTCGACGCGCCTGTCTCGGGTGGCGAAATTGGTGCGCGCGACGCGACGCTGACGATCATGGTCGGCGGCCCGCAGAAGTCGTTCGATCTGGCCAAACCGCTGTTCGACCTGATGGGCAAGAACATCTCGCTGATCGGCGACAACGGCGCGGGACAGACCTGCAAGGTGGCAAACCAGATCATCGTTGCGTTGAACATCGAAGCCGTCGCGGAAGCGTTGTTGTTCGCGGCGCGTTCGGGCGCGGATCCGGAGCGTGTACGCAAGGCGCTGATGGGCGGTTTCGCGTCGTCGCGCATTCTCGAAGTGCATGGCGAGCGTATGACGAAGCGCACGTTCAATCCTGGCTTCCGGATCGAGTTGCACCAGAAGGATTTGAACCTCGCGCTCGATGGCGCGCGCAAGCTTGGCATCGCGTTGCCGCATACGGCTAGTGCCCAGCAACTGTTCAGCGTGTGCGCGGCGAACGGCGGCAAGGCATGGGATCACTCGGCGATGGTTCGCGCGCTCGAAATCATGGCGAACTTTGAAGTCGCGCAGGCGCCTGCAGCAGATCAGAAGGCGGCTTGAGCGAGCCTGTCACGCTTTTAACGCAGCAACGGCTGCCGTGATGTCCGTTCATGGCAGCGACAGGTGGGGCGCCTGGTCCGGCGCGCGGCACGCATCGGATTGGGCAAATCATGTCGCTCTGGGCTGAGAGCGGCAAGTGGGGTCCGCAGCGGCACCCGGCGATAACGGGGAAGCCTTGGTCGGTCAGACGTTATCGTCGGGTGTCCTGCTGTGGTTTGGTTTTTGGTTCTTTTTTTTTGTCTGCGACGCTGGTGTGTTTGCTCTGGTTTTCGCTGGCATCCGCGTTTTGCCTTCGTGCTTCAGGCGTTGCCCCTGTGCGGGGCGGCACCTACTTTTCTTTGCCGCCGCAAAGAAAGTAGGCAAAAGAAAGCGGCTCACACCGCCAGTGCTTGTGTTTGCCTGAGGGCCCCCAAAGGTTCTTACACTTCACACGGCAACGCCCTGGTTCGCGCTCGTTGCCAACGTTCTCCCTCTACGTCTCACCCACTTCACGTGCCCGCGTCGCGGCACGCCGCGCCAGATAGTCCTCCGCCGCCCAGGTGGCAAACTGTGTGTCGGCTTTCGCACCATACGCGCTTCACTCCGGACTCGGTAGCAAGGTTGGTGTTTCTGGTAAGAGCACTAACCTGTGTGGCGCGACCACCTACACACAGTTTGCCACCTGGGCGGCACAAACCATTCGCTCCCGCTGGCCTAGGTACGGGTATTCGAAGCGGGTGAGGCGTTCATTCGAAGCGCTGGCAACGGGCAACGAACAACGGGTTACCGTGTGACGTGTGGGGACGTTGGGGGCCCGTGGATAGGAACACGTGCTGGCGGTGTGAGCCGCTTTCTTTTGCCTACTTTTCTTTGCGGCGGCAAAGAAAAGTAGGTGCCGCCCCGCACAGGGGCAACGCTAGCAAACCAGAAGCAAAACGCGGATGCCACCGCAAAACCAAAGCCAACCCACCACCGTCGCAGACAACAAAAAACCTCACCGCCCGAGACTATGATAAAACGCCGCCAGATTAGCAATATCATCCTCAGACAGCGGCTTCGCGACCAACGACATCATGTCATTCTGCCTCGCCCCCGACTTGAAGTCCTTCAACGCCTTAACCAGATAATCCTCATTCTGCCCCGCCAGGTTAGGCGCCTCAGGAATCTTGGCGACCCCATCCATTCCATGACATGCCTGGCACTGCACAGCCTTGGCCCGTCCCTTGGCGACATCGGCTGCATTCGCCGCGCAGGCGAAACCTGCCACAACGAACACAGCCACGATCGAATACCCGAATAAGCGCCTCATTTCGCGTACGAAATCCGATAAATCGCGCCAGCATAATCATCCGACACCAACAAAGACCCATCCTGCAACTGCTGCACATCGACAGGACGTCCCATGTACTCCCCGTTCGGCGTCAACCACCCTTCCGCAAACACCTCGGTCTCCCCGACCGAGCCATCATCCTTGACAGGGGTGAACATGATCCGCGCACCGATCGGCTTCGTCCGGTTCCACGAACCGTGCTCCGCATCAAAGATGCCGCCCTGGTACTTCTCCGGGAACATCTTGCCCGTATAGAACGACATCCCCAGATCCGCCGCGTGCGCAGCGTACTCGACCATCGGGAACACCACACCCGCAGGCGGCGTCTGGTCCTTGTATTCCTCCGTGCGCACATGGCCGCCGCCATACCATGGGAACCCATAGTTCGCGCCCGCCTTCGTCGCGTGATTCAGTTCGCCCGGTGGGATGTCGTCGCCCATGCCGTCCACCTGGTTGTCGGTGAACCATAGCGACTTGTCCTTCGGATTGAAATCGAGGCCCACCGAATTGCGCACACCATGTGCATAGACCTCGCGGTTCTTGCCGTTCTGGTCCATCCGGATGATGCCCGCGAGTCCGTTCTTGTCCAGCTCCGCGAGCTTGTCTTTCGGCGGCACGTTCCACGGCTGGCCGAGCGCGATGTAAAGCTTCTTGTCAGGCCCGACGCGGCAATAACGCGCGCCGTGGTTGAAGCTTTCGAACTGCGTCGGAATCAGCTTGCCTTGTGGCACGACCACTGCGGCGGCCACGTCCGGGCCGCCCTCGCCGAAGAACTGCGCGGCAGGGAACGCCAGCACACGGTTCTGCTCGACGATGTACAGCACGCCATCCGGCGAGAAGCACACGGCGTTGGGCACCTTGAACGTGACGGAACTCGCGAACTGGACGACGTCGTCGGCGACGCGCCGCTTGGTCCGGTCCGTCACCTGCCACACGCGATCCTTGCGCGTGCCGACGAACACCACGCCCGTCGACGGCTCGATCGTCATCGCCCGCGCCTCGGGCACGACGGCATACAGTTCGATCTTGAAGCCCGGCGGCAACTTGATCGCCTTCAGGTTCTCGCGCAGCGCGTCGGCGCGCGTGCCCGTCTGCGGCACCGTTTCGGCCGGCTTCGTGTTGCCCGTGGTCTTGAAGTTCGACAGCGTCTGCACGTTGTCCTGCGCCGCATACGCGGCCGGAAGGACCGCGAGTGCGGCGCCGATGGCGAGTGGCAATAACTTCAGGGATGCGTTCATCGGAGTGTCTCCTGTCATTCTGGTGCGGTTTGTTGAACCTGCAACGACGGATACTGGAAAGACATGAACGGAATTGGTGCAGCGTACGATGGCATCGCAAGCCGTTGCAAGTGCAACGGAACCCGTTTGCGATGGCATCTGAAAGCTTGCCGTGCGTCGGGCTACTGACTGTTATAGACGATGTTCAGCCAAACGTCTGAACGAATGCCTGCTATGCGGCATTCGCAAAGCAGGCTTCCATGCGAGGGAATGTGTACGAGCGACGCGATATATCCGCGAGAAACCATCGCGCCGTCTTGTGAGGCGGCAGGAATCAGTACGTATCGAAGACTTGCTGCAATGCAACCGGCGTCGTGTGACCTGCCGCAAGCGCGAGCATCAGCAGCACGCGTGCCTTGTACGGATTGAGCGCGCCTGCCGTGACGAAGCCGAGTGCATCGTCGGCGGCTGCGCCATTGCGCATCACATGCCCCGAGCCGACACGCGACGACCGCACGATCGCCACGCCTTTCGACGCAGCTTCGGCGAGCGCCGTCTGCACGGTCGCGTGAATCGATCCATTGCCCGTGCCCGCGACGACGATGCCCTTCACGCCCACTGATACGAGCGCGTCGACGGCCACGCGTGATACGCCCGCGTAGCTCGTCACCACTTCGACCATGGGCCATGCCGCGCCGGTCGACTCGATCGCGAACGGTGTCGCGCCCGTATGCGGCCGCACGACGCTGCGCTGAAACTCGACGCGCCCGTCCTGCACCCAGCCCAGCGCGCCGATCTCGGGCGACTGAAACGCATCGACGGCATACGTGCTCGTCTTCACGACGTCGCGCGCGCTGTGAATGCGGTTGTTGAACGCGACCAGCACGCCCTGCCCGCGCGCCTTGGCGCTGCCCGCGACAATCACGGCGTTGAGCAGATTCAGCGGGCCGTCGGCCGACAGCGCCGACGACGGCCGCATCGCCGCCGTCAGCACGACGGGCTTGTCGCTCTTGACGGTCAGATGCAGCAGATAAGCGGTTTCTTCGAGCGTATCGGTGCCGTGCGTGACGACCACGCCGTCGACTTCATCGGAAGCCAGCAACGTGTTGATGCGCTGCGCGAGCACGCTCCACAGCGCGAGCGTCATGTCCTTGCTGTCGACGCTCGCGACCTGCTCGGCCTGCACGTTCGCGACGGCCGCCAGCGACGGCACGGCGGCCAGCAACTGCCCGACGCCGACGACGCCTGCCTGATAACCCGATGTATTGGTCGCGTCGGGCGCCGCGCCCGCGATCGTGCCGCCCGTTGCCAGCACGGCGATGCGCGGCAGCGCGCGCGATGCAGAAGTAGAAGTGTTCATGGCGGCGATTGTAAGCGATGCGCCCGCCGCCGCCATCGATGAAAACGCGAGCCTATGGCGAGCCTAAGCGCGCCACGGGACACGGCGCCATCAGGCCGCTTCGCGCAACTGGCTCGCGATATCCGCTTCGTGCAATTGCGGCGCGAACATCTCGATCAGCCGGTACGCGTAGGCACGCAGGAACGCGCCCTTGCGCAAGCCGATGCGCGTCGTGCTCGCTTCGAACAGATGCTGCGTGTCGAGCGCGACGAGTTCGGTATCGCGCTTCGGATCGAACGCCATCGCAGCGACGATGCCGATGCCCATGCCGAGTTCGACGTAGGTCTTGATCACATCGGCGTCGATGGCCGTCAGCACGACGTCGGGCAGCGCGCCCACCTTCGCGAATGCCTGGTCGATGTGCGAGCGGCCCGTGAAGTCCTGGTCGTACGTGACGATCGGGTATTCGGCGATCTCTTCCAGCGTGATGTTCTCGCGACCCACGAGCGGATGCCCCTTCGGCACGACCACGACGTGATGCCACGAATAGCACGGGAACGTGACGATGTCGGGATAACGGTCGAGCGCTTCCGTCGAGATGCCGATGTCGGCCTCGCCGTTGATGATCATCTGCGCGATCTGCTGCGGGTTGCCCTGGCGAAGCGCGAGATGCACCTTCGGAAAAACCGAAGTGAACTGGCGCACCACCTTCGGCAGCGCGTATCGCGCCTGAGTGTGGGTCGTCGCGACGACGAGGTGGCCGTTGTCCTGATCCGCATACTGGCGCGCGACGCGACGCAGGTTCTCTGCGTCGAGCAGCATGCGTTCGATCAGCTGATGCACCGCCTTGCCCGGCTCCGTCAGCCCCGTCAGACGCTTGCCGCGTCGAATGAAAATATCGACGCCCAGTTCGTCCTCGAGATCCTTGATCTGCTTCGAGACGCCCGACTGCGACGTGTACAGCACGTTCGCGACTTCCGTCAGGTTCATGTTCTGCCGCACGGCTTCGCGCACGAAGCGCAACTGCTGGAAATTCATATCGATGTCTCCGGTTCGGCCAGAGTAAGTTTGTTTTTCAATGCCTGGGTTGACGCGACGTCGTTCAGTCCATCACTCAATGCGCGGGGAACACACGCAACGAACGCGGCACGGCCGTCACGCCGTCGCCGATCGCAAGTTGCAACTCGCGCCACGTTTCGCGGTCGAGTTCCGCTTCGAGCACACGGCCTTCGTGCCCTTCCAGTTCGACACGCACCGAGCCGCCCAGCGTCACCACGCGCCGCACGCCGACGACGATGCCGTCGCGATGTCCCGACGCCTGCGGATACAGCACGAGATCGTGCGGACGTACATAGGCGAACGCCGGGCCCTGAAAGTTCGCTTCGATTGCGATCGGCTGCGCGGCGCCATCGACGACGAAACCCTTGCCGTCGACGCTGCCATGCAGCCGGTTCGCCGCACCAAGAAACTCGTAGACGAACGAGGTCTGCGGATGATCGTAGACATCTTGCGGGCTGCCCACCTGCTCGACGTGCCCGTGATTCAGCACGACGATGCGGTCCGCCACTTCCAGCGCTTCTTCCTGGTCATGCGTGACGAAGATCGTCGAGATATGCAGGTCGTCGTGCAAACGGCGCAGCCAGCTGCGCAGTTCCTTGCGCACTTTCGCGTCCAGCGCGCCGAACGGTTCGTCGAGCAGCAGCACTTTCGGCTCGACGGCGAGCGCACGCGCCAGCGCGATACGCTGCCGCTGACCGCCCGACAGCTCCGACGGGTAGCGCTGCGCGAGCCAGTCGAGCTGCACGAGCTTCAGCAACTCATGCACTTTCTCGCGGATCACGGCTTCCGACGGGCGCTCCTTGCGCGGCTTCACGCGCAGGCCGAACGCGACGTTCTCGAACACCGTCATGTGACGGAACAGCGCGTAATGCTGGAACACGAAGCCGACGTTGCGCTCGCGCGCGCCCACTTCCGCGACGTCCTGACCTTGCAGCACGACCTGGCCCGCGTCGGCGTATTCGAGGCCCGCGATCACGCGCAGCAAGGTGGTCTTGCCACAGCCCGAGGGTCCAAGCAGCGCGACGAGTTCGCCCGGCGGAAAATCGAGCGAGACGTTGTCGAGCGCGGTGAAATCGCCAAAGCGCTTTTGCAGATTGCGTACGGTGATGCCCATCTTTGACAACTCTCCTTACTGGACCGATTGTGCGGCGGTATTCGTCGACTGGGTGGACGGCTTGCTCACGGGACCGGCATGGGCGGGCACATCGCGCGCGCTCGCCAGTTCTGCCGACATGTGACGCTCGGCGAGCAGCTTCAGGCCTAGCGTGACAAGTGCGAGCAATGCGAGCACCGACGCCACGGCGAAGGCCGCCGAAAAGTTATATTCGTTGTAGAGAATCTCGACGTGCAGCGGCATCGTGTCCGTCTGGCCGCGAATATGGCCCGACACGACGGATACCGCACCGAACTCGCCCATCGCGCGCGCATTGCACAGAATCACGCCATACAGCAGGCCCCATTTGACGTTCGGCAGCGTGACGCGCCGGAAGATCTGCCAGCCCGACGCGCCGAGCACGTGCGCCGCTTCTTCTTCATCGTTGCCTTGCGCCTGCATCAGCGGAATCAGCTCGCGCGCAACGAACGGGAACGTGACGAAGATCGTCGCGAGCACGATGCCGGGGACTGCGAAGATGATCTGCACGTTGTGATCGGCGAGCCACGGTCCGAACCAGCCTTGCGCGCCGAACATCAGCACGTAGATCAGGCCGGAGATCACGGGCGACACCGAGAACGGCAGATCGATCAGCGTCGTCAGCAACGCCTTGCCGCGAAACTCGAACTTGGCGATACACCACGACGCGGCAAGACCGAACACCAGATTCAGCGGCACGGCAATCGCCGCCGTCAGCAGCGTCAGCTTGATCGCCGAGACGGCATCGGGATCCGCGAGCGACTCGAAATAGAACGCAACGCCCTTGCTCAACGCCTGATAGAACACGGCGACCAGAGGCAACGCGAGGAACAGCGCGAGAAACAGCAGCGCGATGCCCGTCAGAATCCAGCGCACGACGCGCGGCTCCGTCACCGGATCGGGTCGGCGCGCGGCGTTGGCGTTGCCCGCGCCCGAGCGGGATAGCAACACGGAATCCTGGCTCATTGCGCACCTCCCGTCAGCGCGGCCGACGACACGACCGGCACGGAAGGCGCCGTGCGGCCACGGGTCGTGCGCCGCTGCAGATACCACTGCAGCGTGTTGATCAGCAGCAGCATCAGGAACGACACCACCAGCATCACGACAGCCAGCGCCGTCGCGCCCGCGTAATCGTATTGCTCCAGCTTCGTGATGATCAGTAAAGACGTGATCTCCGACTTCATCGGCACGTTGCCGGCGATGAAGATCAC
Proteins encoded in this window:
- a CDS encoding sulfate/molybdate ABC transporter ATP-binding protein, with the translated sequence MGITVRNLQKRFGDFTALDNVSLDFPPGELVALLGPSGCGKTTLLRVIAGLEYADAGQVVLQGQDVAEVGARERNVGFVFQHYALFRHMTVFENVAFGLRVKPRKERPSEAVIREKVHELLKLVQLDWLAQRYPSELSGGQRQRIALARALAVEPKVLLLDEPFGALDAKVRKELRSWLRRLHDDLHISTIFVTHDQEEALEVADRIVVLNHGHVEQVGSPQDVYDHPQTSFVYEFLGAANRLHGSVDGKGFVVDGAAQPIAIEANFQGPAFAYVRPHDLVLYPQASGHRDGIVVGVRRVVTLGGSVRVELEGHEGRVLEAELDRETWRELQLAIGDGVTAVPRSLRVFPAH
- a CDS encoding CysB family HTH-type transcriptional regulator encodes the protein MNFQQLRFVREAVRQNMNLTEVANVLYTSQSGVSKQIKDLEDELGVDIFIRRGKRLTGLTEPGKAVHQLIERMLLDAENLRRVARQYADQDNGHLVVATTHTQARYALPKVVRQFTSVFPKVHLALRQGNPQQIAQMIINGEADIGISTEALDRYPDIVTFPCYSWHHVVVVPKGHPLVGRENITLEEIAEYPIVTYDQDFTGRSHIDQAFAKVGALPDVVLTAIDADVIKTYVELGMGIGIVAAMAFDPKRDTELVALDTQHLFEASTTRIGLRKGAFLRAYAYRLIEMFAPQLHEADIASQLREAA
- a CDS encoding asparaginase translates to MAAAGASLTIAAMNTSTSASRALPRIAVLATGGTIAGAAPDATNTSGYQAGVVGVGQLLAAVPSLAAVANVQAEQVASVDSKDMTLALWSVLAQRINTLLASDEVDGVVVTHGTDTLEETAYLLHLTVKSDKPVVLTAAMRPSSALSADGPLNLLNAVIVAGSAKARGQGVLVAFNNRIHSARDVVKTSTYAVDAFQSPEIGALGWVQDGRVEFQRSVVRPHTGATPFAIESTGAAWPMVEVVTSYAGVSRVAVDALVSVGVKGIVVAGTGNGSIHATVQTALAEAASKGVAIVRSSRVGSGHVMRNGAAADDALGFVTAGALNPYKARVLLMLALAAGHTTPVALQQVFDTY
- a CDS encoding 2-hydroxy-3-oxopropionate reductase, which produces MAKIGFIGLGIMGAHMARNLIKGGHTLFVNGAYPVPEDLAKTTTSVADSTAVAQAADIVVIMVPDTPDVANVLFADDGVAKGLTKGKLVIDMSSISPLDTQAFAKKINELGCDYLDAPVSGGEIGARDATLTIMVGGPQKSFDLAKPLFDLMGKNISLIGDNGAGQTCKVANQIIVALNIEAVAEALLFAARSGADPERVRKALMGGFASSRILEVHGERMTKRTFNPGFRIELHQKDLNLALDGARKLGIALPHTASAQQLFSVCAANGGKAWDHSAMVRALEIMANFEVAQAPAADQKAA
- a CDS encoding PQQ-dependent sugar dehydrogenase; translated protein: MNASLKLLPLAIGAALAVLPAAYAAQDNVQTLSNFKTTGNTKPAETVPQTGTRADALRENLKAIKLPPGFKIELYAVVPEARAMTIEPSTGVVFVGTRKDRVWQVTDRTKRRVADDVVQFASSVTFKVPNAVCFSPDGVLYIVEQNRVLAFPAAQFFGEGGPDVAAAVVVPQGKLIPTQFESFNHGARYCRVGPDKKLYIALGQPWNVPPKDKLAELDKNGLAGIIRMDQNGKNREVYAHGVRNSVGLDFNPKDKSLWFTDNQVDGMGDDIPPGELNHATKAGANYGFPWYGGGHVRTEEYKDQTPPAGVVFPMVEYAAHAADLGMSFYTGKMFPEKYQGGIFDAEHGSWNRTKPIGARIMFTPVKDDGSVGETEVFAEGWLTPNGEYMGRPVDVQQLQDGSLLVSDDYAGAIYRISYAK
- the cysW gene encoding sulfate ABC transporter permease subunit CysW, with amino-acid sequence MSQDSVLLSRSGAGNANAARRPDPVTEPRVVRWILTGIALLFLALFLALPLVAVFYQALSKGVAFYFESLADPDAVSAIKLTLLTAAIAVPLNLVFGLAASWCIAKFEFRGKALLTTLIDLPFSVSPVISGLIYVLMFGAQGWFGPWLADHNVQIIFAVPGIVLATIFVTFPFVARELIPLMQAQGNDEEEAAHVLGASGWQIFRRVTLPNVKWGLLYGVILCNARAMGEFGAVSVVSGHIRGQTDTMPLHVEILYNEYNFSAAFAVASVLALLALVTLGLKLLAERHMSAELASARDVPAHAGPVSKPSTQSTNTAAQSVQ
- a CDS encoding c-type cytochrome encodes the protein MAVFVVAGFACAANAADVAKGRAKAVQCQACHGMDGVAKIPEAPNLAGQNEDYLVKALKDFKSGARQNDMMSLVAKPLSEDDIANLAAFYHSLGR